In Pseudonocardia sp. C8, one genomic interval encodes:
- a CDS encoding FAD-dependent oxidoreductase yields MADPLLSPFTMKGLTLRNRIVSTSHEPAYAEDGLPTDRYRAYHVEKARGGAALTMIGGSALVSRDSAPAFGNLKLWKDESVAWLRQLSDEVHAEGCAVMCQLTHLGHRTSNYADEWLPAVSASGTREPAHRAFAKAAEKWDLDRIRDDFVAAAQRCREAGLDGIELMLYGQFLDSFWTPYWNHRDDEYGGSHANRMRYPLEVITAIREAVGPDFLIGSRMSFDEQREPGLRTEEALTIADEVCAAGVDFISVVRGSIATDAESARLIPPMGTPSAPHLEFAGAIKQKLTVPVMHASRIADLETARYAVRDGLLDMVGMTRALMADPHLVRKLERGDSDRIRPCVGASMCIDAIYQTGRAHCIHNPSTGRELELPHTVERAGTVRRVAVVGAGPAGLEAARVLGERGHEVTLFEAGSAVGGQLGMAALAPRRRDLRGVIDWRRQELARLGVEVRLNTYVEADDLRAAGYDDIVVATGGLPAKPDVPGGELVLDSWDVLAEERPVSGRVMVYDDHGGNQALDVAEALARRGASVEVVTPERTVSPDVGGLVASFYFAALAEQGIDIAVLRRLRGVARREGGGYTVQLGIDGSDWYQVRTYDLVVAECGTTPHDELYTELRADSRNGGEVRPDDLLALREQTAVSNPDGSFRLFRIGDAVSSRNVHAAILDAARLCRAI; encoded by the coding sequence ATGGCCGACCCGCTGCTGAGCCCGTTCACCATGAAGGGCCTCACCCTCCGGAACCGCATCGTCAGCACCTCGCACGAGCCCGCCTACGCCGAGGACGGGTTGCCGACGGACCGCTACCGTGCCTACCACGTCGAGAAGGCACGTGGCGGTGCCGCCCTGACCATGATCGGCGGGAGCGCGCTGGTCAGCCGCGACAGTGCTCCGGCGTTCGGGAACCTGAAGCTGTGGAAGGACGAGAGCGTCGCCTGGCTGCGGCAGCTCTCCGACGAGGTCCACGCCGAAGGGTGCGCCGTCATGTGCCAGTTGACCCATCTCGGGCACCGGACCAGCAACTACGCCGACGAGTGGCTGCCGGCCGTCTCGGCGAGTGGTACCCGGGAACCGGCCCACCGCGCCTTCGCGAAGGCGGCCGAGAAGTGGGATCTCGACCGGATCCGGGACGACTTCGTCGCCGCCGCGCAGCGGTGCCGGGAGGCCGGCCTGGACGGCATCGAGCTGATGCTCTACGGCCAGTTCCTCGACTCGTTCTGGACGCCGTACTGGAACCACCGGGACGACGAGTACGGGGGCAGCCACGCGAACCGCATGCGTTACCCGCTCGAGGTGATCACCGCGATCCGCGAGGCGGTCGGCCCGGACTTCCTGATCGGCTCCCGGATGAGCTTCGACGAGCAGCGGGAGCCGGGACTGCGGACCGAGGAGGCCCTGACGATCGCCGACGAGGTGTGCGCGGCCGGTGTCGACTTCATCAGCGTCGTCCGTGGCTCCATCGCCACCGACGCCGAGTCCGCCCGGCTGATCCCGCCGATGGGAACCCCGTCGGCCCCGCACCTCGAGTTCGCCGGCGCGATCAAGCAGAAGCTGACCGTCCCGGTCATGCACGCCAGCCGGATCGCCGACCTGGAGACCGCCCGCTATGCCGTCCGTGACGGCCTGCTCGACATGGTCGGCATGACGCGCGCCCTGATGGCGGACCCGCACCTGGTGCGCAAGCTCGAGCGGGGCGACAGCGACCGGATCCGGCCCTGTGTCGGGGCCAGCATGTGCATCGACGCGATCTACCAGACCGGCCGGGCGCACTGCATCCACAACCCGTCCACCGGTCGGGAACTGGAGCTGCCGCACACGGTCGAGCGTGCCGGGACCGTGCGCCGGGTGGCCGTCGTCGGGGCCGGGCCGGCCGGCCTCGAGGCCGCCCGGGTGCTCGGGGAACGCGGGCACGAGGTCACGCTGTTCGAGGCGGGGTCGGCGGTCGGCGGGCAGCTCGGGATGGCGGCTCTGGCACCGCGCCGGCGCGACCTGCGCGGCGTCATCGACTGGCGCCGCCAGGAGCTCGCCCGGCTGGGCGTCGAGGTGCGGCTGAACACCTACGTCGAGGCGGACGACCTGCGTGCGGCGGGTTACGACGACATCGTCGTCGCCACCGGTGGCCTCCCGGCGAAGCCGGACGTGCCGGGCGGCGAGCTGGTCCTGGACTCCTGGGACGTGCTGGCCGAGGAACGCCCGGTCTCGGGACGGGTCATGGTGTACGACGACCACGGCGGTAACCAGGCGCTCGACGTCGCCGAGGCACTCGCTCGCCGTGGCGCGTCCGTCGAGGTGGTGACGCCGGAACGAACCGTGTCACCCGATGTCGGTGGGCTCGTCGCGTCCTTCTACTTCGCCGCGCTCGCCGAACAGGGAATCGACATCGCCGTGCTGCGCAGGCTTCGTGGCGTTGCCAGGAGGGAGGGCGGCGGCTACACGGTCCAACTCGGCATCGACGGCAGTGACTGGTACCAGGTCCGCACCTACGATCTGGTCGTCGCCGAGTGCGGGACGACGCCGCACGACGAGCTGTACACCGAGCTGCGGGCGGACTCCCGCAACGGCGGCGAGGTCCGCCCCGACGACCTCCTCGCGCTGCGGGAGCAGACCGCGGTGTCCAACCCGGACGGTTCCTTCCGGCTGTTTCGGATCGGTGACGCCGTGAGCAGCCGGAACGTCCACGCGGCGATCCTCGACGCCGCCCGGTTGTGCCGGGCCATCTGA
- a CDS encoding cupin domain-containing protein — MQEIFGQPSGNASRERTVVVRGDAGDWEESEVAGFRTRTLFQDPVAGETTTLMQMDPGASAAVHSHEQIEQIYVIEGSFSDDAGTYRAGDYLVRPPGADHATWSEEGGLVLLVYTDPRTGGAGSAARAQ; from the coding sequence ATGCAGGAGATCTTCGGACAGCCGTCGGGGAACGCGAGCCGCGAGCGGACCGTCGTCGTGCGGGGCGATGCCGGTGACTGGGAGGAGTCCGAGGTGGCGGGCTTCCGTACCCGGACCCTGTTCCAGGACCCGGTCGCGGGCGAGACCACCACCCTCATGCAGATGGACCCCGGCGCGTCCGCGGCCGTCCACTCGCACGAGCAGATCGAACAGATCTACGTCATCGAGGGATCCTTCTCCGACGACGCCGGCACCTACCGCGCCGGGGACTACCTGGTCCGCCCGCCTGGGGCCGACCACGCGACCTGGAGCGAGGAGGGCGGACTCGTCCTGCTCGTTTACACCGACCCGCGTACGGGCGGTGCGGGGTCCGCTGCCCGAGCGCAGTAA
- a CDS encoding MFS transporter, whose protein sequence is MSTIKNTPTGQSALTPSQRRRFRIRLIVVLLGGMVLDGYILGIVGPVSDTLSDDLQISALTEGLVVAAALVGIFVGGPLGGWLADRVGRKPLFTFDIALFTVASFLQLFAESAVLLIAIRLLMGLAIGIEYAVGWPLMSEFAPAKLRGRLLGAMSIGFYGGFMIAFTIGYFLSEYVRLDWHLILGTSTVLSVALLIARIGMPESPRWLWSKGRQDEARAIAHRYLDDDALFDIEQEHVKKGNFRELFSRRYWRATLFTSMFWFCAVTPYFAIATFADSVLAQYGLSGGLAGGVGLSAVAVAGVVASVVLIDKVGRRVLTVPPQWIGAAVLAVIALWAGAPPIAILTLFLVFSFVNALYTTLTGVYPGEVLPTEIRGAGTGFAAAISRIGAAIGTFLLPVSMETLGASVTMLSAAGVAVLGAALSQWLAPETRGKSLTEAAESFAH, encoded by the coding sequence GTGTCAACCATAAAGAACACGCCCACCGGGCAGAGCGCGCTCACCCCGAGCCAGCGACGACGATTCCGGATCAGGCTGATCGTCGTCCTGCTGGGCGGCATGGTCCTCGACGGCTACATCCTCGGCATCGTCGGGCCCGTCTCGGACACGCTCTCCGACGATCTCCAGATCTCGGCGCTGACCGAGGGCCTTGTCGTCGCCGCCGCGCTGGTCGGCATCTTCGTCGGTGGACCGCTCGGCGGGTGGCTGGCGGACAGGGTCGGGCGCAAGCCGTTGTTCACCTTCGACATCGCCCTGTTCACCGTCGCATCGTTCCTGCAGCTGTTCGCCGAGTCCGCGGTGCTGCTCATCGCGATCCGCCTGCTCATGGGCCTCGCGATCGGCATCGAGTACGCCGTCGGCTGGCCCCTGATGAGCGAGTTCGCCCCGGCGAAGCTGCGTGGTCGCCTGCTCGGCGCCATGTCGATCGGTTTCTACGGCGGATTCATGATCGCCTTCACCATCGGTTACTTCCTCAGCGAGTACGTCCGACTGGATTGGCATCTCATCCTCGGAACCAGCACCGTGCTGTCGGTGGCGCTGCTCATCGCCCGGATCGGGATGCCCGAGTCACCCCGTTGGCTGTGGAGCAAGGGCCGGCAGGACGAGGCGCGCGCCATCGCCCACCGATACCTCGACGACGACGCGCTCTTCGACATCGAACAGGAGCACGTGAAGAAGGGCAATTTCCGCGAGCTGTTCTCCCGTCGCTACTGGCGGGCGACGTTGTTCACGTCGATGTTCTGGTTCTGCGCCGTCACCCCGTACTTCGCGATCGCCACCTTTGCCGACAGCGTCCTGGCCCAGTACGGCCTGAGCGGTGGGCTCGCCGGTGGTGTGGGCCTCTCGGCGGTCGCCGTGGCGGGTGTCGTGGCCAGCGTCGTGCTCATCGACAAGGTCGGGCGGCGGGTGCTCACGGTGCCACCCCAGTGGATCGGCGCCGCCGTGCTCGCCGTCATCGCCCTCTGGGCGGGTGCGCCCCCGATCGCGATCCTGACGCTGTTCCTGGTCTTCTCCTTCGTCAACGCGCTGTACACCACGCTGACGGGTGTCTACCCGGGCGAGGTGCTGCCGACCGAGATCCGCGGTGCGGGAACCGGGTTCGCTGCCGCGATCAGCCGGATCGGGGCCGCGATCGGGACGTTCCTGCTACCGGTCTCGATGGAGACGCTCGGCGCCTCGGTCACGATGCTGTCCGCCGCGGGAGTCGCCGTACTCGGTGCCGCGTTGTCCCAGTGGCTGGCCCCGGAGACACGGGGCAAGAGCCTCACGGAGGCGGCGGAGAGCTTCGCGCACTGA
- a CDS encoding GntR family transcriptional regulator, which translates to MSESTEVGDQVGGRAASPRRQRPSVTASVVHVLKRRIAQGDWAAGDRMPSEPSLADELGVSRVTVRAALAQLENDGIVNRRHGSGTYVNSIRPLVSSLHLNIGSDQMITSSGRTSGIAEMSWRQEAAGQDVADRLAVEAGTPVVHLYRVRTADGVPVTVSDDYFPAEFLPSESVTLGPSLYSFLSKVCGIDVEFGIATLTPAQAGPTLGSALGVGEDELCMVIRQVDYDADEQPVSYSVEHHLASALTFQLVRQGPHGGRTPGR; encoded by the coding sequence ATGTCCGAGAGTACCGAGGTCGGGGACCAGGTCGGCGGTCGAGCCGCGTCCCCGCGCCGGCAACGTCCCAGCGTCACCGCGTCCGTGGTCCACGTCCTGAAGCGACGGATCGCCCAGGGCGACTGGGCTGCCGGCGACCGGATGCCGTCGGAGCCCTCGCTCGCCGACGAGCTCGGCGTCAGCCGGGTCACCGTGCGCGCGGCGCTCGCCCAGCTGGAGAACGACGGGATCGTCAACCGGCGGCACGGCTCCGGAACCTATGTCAACTCGATCCGACCCCTCGTGAGCAGCCTGCACCTCAACATCGGCTCCGACCAGATGATCACCTCGAGCGGGCGGACCTCCGGGATCGCCGAGATGTCATGGCGCCAGGAGGCCGCCGGCCAGGACGTCGCCGACCGGCTCGCCGTCGAGGCCGGTACCCCGGTCGTCCACCTCTACCGCGTACGCACGGCCGACGGTGTCCCGGTCACGGTGTCCGACGACTACTTCCCGGCCGAGTTCCTCCCCTCGGAGTCGGTCACGCTCGGCCCGTCGCTGTACTCCTTCCTGTCCAAGGTCTGCGGCATCGACGTGGAGTTCGGCATCGCCACCCTCACGCCCGCGCAGGCGGGGCCGACCCTGGGCTCTGCACTGGGTGTCGGGGAGGACGAGCTGTGCATGGTGATCAGGCAGGTGGACTACGACGCGGACGAGCAACCCGTGTCGTACTCCGTCGAGCACCACCTGGCGAGCGCGCTCACGTTCCAGCTCGTCCGGCAGGGTCCTCACGGGGGGCGCACCCCCGGACGGTAG
- a CDS encoding dihydrodipicolinate synthase family protein — MTESFGGILTALATPFDESGKVDDTLLRRLVDRSVDGGVDALVVGGGTGEFTTLSEEERLHLFDVVVEHTAGRVPVVAQTGAITTSAAIRLSRAAERTGADVLMLSLPYYEPLSPGEVRRYITEVAGSVELPIMLYNNPSTTGVNMDAGTLAAFGREIENVRYVKDSSKDWEQALRLIHHHSDDIGLIMGWDSYSFSALLEGATGVMVGAANVVPEEISAVARAIRAGDVATAREEWRRVYPVIDAMLAVPFVQAVKAGLRLRGEPVGAPREPLEELAPEDVASLEAALNALYR, encoded by the coding sequence ATGACCGAGAGTTTCGGTGGCATCCTCACCGCACTCGCCACCCCGTTCGACGAGAGCGGCAAGGTCGACGACACCCTGCTGCGCCGGCTCGTCGACCGCTCCGTCGACGGTGGGGTGGACGCGCTGGTCGTCGGCGGCGGCACCGGCGAGTTCACCACGCTGAGCGAGGAGGAGCGGCTGCACTTGTTCGACGTCGTCGTCGAGCACACCGCCGGGCGGGTTCCCGTGGTCGCCCAGACCGGTGCGATCACGACCTCGGCCGCGATCCGTCTCTCCCGAGCCGCAGAACGGACCGGCGCGGACGTCCTGATGCTGTCCCTGCCGTACTACGAGCCGCTGAGCCCGGGCGAGGTCCGTCGCTACATCACCGAGGTCGCGGGGTCGGTCGAGCTCCCGATCATGCTCTACAACAACCCCTCCACGACCGGCGTGAACATGGATGCCGGGACGCTCGCGGCGTTCGGGCGCGAGATCGAGAACGTCCGCTACGTCAAGGACTCCAGCAAGGACTGGGAGCAGGCGCTGCGCCTGATCCATCACCACAGCGACGACATCGGCCTGATCATGGGCTGGGACAGCTACAGCTTCAGTGCGCTCCTCGAAGGAGCCACCGGCGTGATGGTCGGCGCCGCGAACGTGGTACCCGAAGAGATCTCCGCCGTCGCCCGGGCGATCCGCGCCGGCGACGTCGCGACGGCTCGTGAGGAGTGGCGCCGGGTCTACCCGGTGATCGACGCGATGCTCGCGGTCCCGTTCGTCCAGGCCGTCAAGGCCGGCTTGCGGCTGCGTGGCGAGCCGGTCGGTGCACCGCGCGAACCACTCGAGGAGCTCGCGCCCGAGGACGTGGCCAGCCTCGAGGCCGCGCTGAACGCGCTCTACCGCTGA
- a CDS encoding cupin domain-containing protein, with translation MSESPTVVVRKTDTTPFYEGPEECREYFRNEDFWFGSSLVHPGDVGAVDPGHVGAWEVFYCVSGEAVMDDGEKEYTVAAGDTVAFPPSVPHRIHNRGTEPVLMVWAGGPGPGEPPAN, from the coding sequence ATGAGCGAGTCCCCCACCGTCGTCGTGCGCAAGACCGACACGACGCCCTTCTACGAGGGCCCCGAGGAGTGCCGCGAGTACTTCCGCAACGAGGACTTCTGGTTCGGCAGCTCGCTGGTCCACCCCGGCGACGTCGGGGCCGTCGACCCCGGCCACGTCGGCGCCTGGGAGGTCTTCTACTGCGTCTCGGGCGAGGCCGTCATGGACGACGGCGAGAAGGAGTACACCGTTGCCGCCGGCGACACGGTCGCCTTCCCGCCGAGCGTGCCGCACCGGATCCACAACCGGGGCACCGAGCCCGTCCTGATGGTCTGGGCGGGCGGCCCCGGACCGGGCGAGCCGCCCGCGAACTGA